The following proteins are co-located in the Sulfurospirillum deleyianum DSM 6946 genome:
- the motA gene encoding flagellar motor stator protein MotA — translation MDLTVILGMVISIASIAIGDIMEGGNPLHVLHITSFIIVVPTAMASAMTGTHPEYVRAAFKEIKLVFKKSPVDLHARIKQIIDLAVIARRDGILALETHANAMDDEFFKKGLSMAVDGTEAHEIEETLEIMLEETEEYYHGAAHYWLLAGESCPVIGLIGAVLGLILALQKLDNPAEMAAGIAGAFTATVTGIAGAYIFMGPWGNKLKAKSHDFIKEKKVILAGILGISHGDNPRMLETKLLNYLSPMEEKKSQFDKA, via the coding sequence ATGGATTTAACCGTCATCCTTGGCATGGTCATCTCAATTGCCTCTATCGCTATTGGAGATATTATGGAGGGTGGCAATCCTCTGCATGTTCTTCATATCACCTCTTTTATTATTGTTGTTCCTACAGCGATGGCTTCAGCCATGACAGGTACACACCCTGAGTATGTTCGTGCCGCATTTAAAGAGATTAAACTGGTTTTCAAAAAATCTCCCGTTGATTTACATGCACGCATTAAACAGATCATTGATTTAGCGGTTATCGCACGTCGTGATGGCATTTTGGCACTTGAAACCCATGCAAATGCTATGGACGATGAGTTCTTTAAAAAAGGACTCAGTATGGCAGTCGATGGCACCGAAGCGCACGAGATTGAAGAGACTTTAGAGATTATGCTCGAAGAGACAGAAGAGTATTATCATGGTGCGGCGCACTATTGGCTTCTAGCTGGTGAGTCGTGTCCTGTTATTGGTTTGATTGGTGCGGTTTTAGGACTGATTCTCGCCCTTCAAAAACTAGATAACCCAGCGGAGATGGCAGCTGGTATTGCGGGTGCATTTACGGCAACCGTAACAGGTATTGCGGGTGCGTATATTTTTATGGGACCGTGGGGAAATAAACTCAAAGCAAAATCGCATGATTTTATTAAAGAAAAAAAGGTTATCTTAGCGGGTATTTTAGGCATTTCACATGGTGACAATCCTCGTATGTTAGAGACAAAACTTCTTAATTATCTCTCTCCAATGGAAGAGAAAAAAAGCCAGTTCGATA